One Paramisgurnus dabryanus chromosome 10, PD_genome_1.1, whole genome shotgun sequence genomic region harbors:
- the sh2d4a gene encoding SH2 domain-containing protein 4A, with product MLQQILTDMYIDPDLLNELNEEQKQILFLKMREEQIRRWREREARLEKEEAARVKDKKVSGKSVSWMKGLDGDVWIWVMGEHSADKPYDQICDEIMSERAALQAQREAEHIRAKKEAELEKRFSGVYVEPEQIVLKEREVDQEKKRQISALEKKKAEEKIKKQEAEERRRAEEELRRLEEERKQQIYMSLKEVQKNKQTHDEDEKEWQNTLKKSKAADLRRRSLAKQTVEDHRRRSVKALERGRVAAVTKAFGEVNTTAPPKPKPRNNTNTPVTTQQKPGIRRSLSVSSRDHIIRWFQEEQLPLRAGFQQDHSRIAPWFHGIISRDEAEALLNEGQPGHFLVRVNERIFGYVLSYRSSEGIKHLLIDASDNCYMLLGDQMKFSSLTELVEYHQVEPLPPFGVEYLLHACGQRPGAADYTDLFTSLTHKQTSA from the exons ATGCTTCAACAGATACTGACAGACATGTACATCGATCCAGATCTGCTCAACGAGCTGAATGAAGAGCAGAAACAGATTCTCTTCCTTAAGATGAGAGAAGAACAGATCAGAagatggagagaaagagaagcGAGACTGGAGAAAGAGGAAGCGGCACGTGTAAAAGATAAAAAAG TTTCAGGTAAGAGTGTATCATGGATGAAGGGTCTGGATGGTGATGTATGGATTTGGGTGATGGGAGAGCATTCAGCTGATAAACCGTACGATCAGATCTGCGATGAGATTATGAGCGAGAGAGCAGCGCTGCAAGCACAGAGAGAAGCTGAACACATCAG GGCGAAGAAAGAGGCCGAGCTGGAGAAGAGGTTTTCAGGAGTCTATGTGGAGCCGGAGCAGATTGTGTTGAAGGAACGAGAAGTGGATCAGGAGAAGAAAAGACAGATTTCTGCTCTAGAAAAGAAAAAAGCTGAGGAGAAAATCAAG AAGCAGGAGGCAGAGGAGAGACGTCGAGCTGAGGAGGAGCTCCGGCGGCTGGAGGAGGAGAGAAAACAACAGATTTACATGAGTCTGAAGGAAGTGCAAAAGAACAAACAAACCCACGATGAGGACGAGAAAGAGTGGCAgaatacat tGAAGAAGTCTAAAGCCGCAGACCTGCGCAGACGATCCCTGGCCAAACAAACCGTAGAGGATCACCGCAGACGCTCGGTGAAAGCTCTAGAAAGAGGAAGAGTTGCGGCCGTGACCAAAGCCTTCGGTGAAGTAAACACAACTGCTCCGCCTAAACCTAAACCCAGAAACAACACCAACACGCCTGTGACCACCCAACA GAAGCCAGGAATCCGAAGGTCATTGTCAGTGTCTAGTCGAGATCACATTATACGCTGGTTTCAAGAGGAACAGTTACCCCTCAGAGCAGGCTTTCAACAGGACCACAGCAGGATCGCACCCTGGTTTCATG GTATAATATCTCGGGATGAGGCCGAAGCGTTGTTGAATGAGGGTCAGCCTGGTCACTTCTTGGTGCGGGTTAATGAGAGAATCTTTGGTTATGTGCTTTCATATCGATCCAGTGAAGGAATCAAACATCTCCTCATTGATGCCTCAGACAACTGCTATATGCTGCTGGGAGATCAGATGAAGTTTAGTTCACTTACAGAACTGGTGGAATATCATCAG GTGGAGCCGCTGCCCCCGTTTGGTGTGGAATATCTACTGCATGCATGTGGACAGAGACCCGGTGCTGCAGACTACACAGATTTATTCACATCACTCACGCATAAACAAACGTCTGCCTAA